Proteins from a single region of Phyllopteryx taeniolatus isolate TA_2022b chromosome 10, UOR_Ptae_1.2, whole genome shotgun sequence:
- the LOC133484424 gene encoding sodium/potassium/calcium exchanger 3-like isoform X1 yields MKVPRRPRQTPLLSRLCVCGLGLLAVVWVLHLNGVTEPHGPSGDDDDVFLSKKEVNAQKDDNNQSSHSVSKSAISEFPEDIFTLEQRRQGAVILHVLCAIYMFHALAIVCDVYFVPSLEKVSENLQLSQDVAGATFMAAGSSAPELFTSLIGVFITKGDVGVGTIVGSAVFNVLVIIGICGIFAGQPISLSWWPLFRDAAFYILSIIVLIVVIYDEKVQWWETIILISMYGIYIIIMKFNGSLCSLVERYCHRAGQPCLSSLRRATAVGNAGDCDADIMPLKSDSCAIVGQDSRVVMVDELLNLQPHQLTFSEASLRLLITSHFLPYTRLRMAGRTVINERQRLIRAQVGAKDGGALADDGCGAGRLWEKENGSAAEADCQPLDVGREAGKETGHEAGSAAQAKEEEEEDEQEGEEEENAPFKPFIMPDGWCARAKWLLSWPVNLLLHCTVPDCTLPHWERWYLLTFLASTLWIAIFSYLMVWMVTIISYTLGIPDVIMGITFLAAGTSVPDCMASLIVARRGLGDMAVSNSIGSNIFDVLLGLGFPWALRTLIVSYGSVVTINSRGLVYSVILLLASVTLTVLCVHLNRWKLDRRLGLWLVLLYVIFLLCSISFERL; encoded by the exons ATGAAGGTGCCGAGGAGACCGAGGCAGACGCCGCTTCTCTCCCGGCTCTGCGTCTGTGGACTCGGTCTGCTCGCAGTCGTCTGGGTGTTGCATCTCAATGGCGTTACAG AGCCTCATGGACCCTCCGGGGACGACGATGATGTCTTCTTATCCAAAAAGGAGGTCAACGCACAGAAAGATGATAACAATCAATCCTCACACTCTGTTTCTaaatctg CCATCAGCGAGTTTCCCGAAGACATTTTTACTCTGGAGCAGCGGAGACAGGGAGCGGTCATCCTTCATGTGCTCTGT GCTATCTACATGTTTCACGCACTCGCCATTGTGTGTGATGTTTATTTCGTGCCATCACTCGAAAAAGTCTCAGAG AACCTGCAACTCAGCCAGGATGTCGCTGGCGCTACCTTTATGGCCGCCGGGAGTTCTGCCCCTGAGCTCTTCACATCTTTGATAG GAGTGTTTATCACAAAAGGGGACGTAGGTGTGGGCACAATTGTGGGTTCAGCAGTCTTTAACGTCCTAGTCATCATTGGTATCTGTGGCATCTTCGCAGGACAg CCAATCTCTCTGAGCTGGTGGCCTTTGTTTCGCGACGCTGCCTTCTACATCTTGTCCATCATTGTGCTCATCGTG GTGATCTACGATGAAAAAGTCCAGTG GTGGGAGACCATTATACTGATCTCCATGTATGGAATATACATAATCATTATGAA GTTCAATGGCTCTCTGTGCAGCCTGGTAGAAAGATACTGTCACCGGGCAGGTCAGCCATGTTTGAGCAGCCTGCGACGCGCAACAGCGGTGGGGAACGCCGGAGACTGCGATGCCGACATCATGCCGCTAAAGTCAG ATTCGTGCGCTATTGTTGGTCAGGACTCAAGGGTGGTGATGGTGGATGAGCTGCTCAACCTACAGCCGCACCAGCTCACTTTCTCAGAGGCAAGCCTCCGTCTTCTCATCACCTCGCATTTCCTCCCCTACACTCGCCTGCGCATGGCGGGACGCACGGTCATCAACGAG AGGCAGAGACTGATCCGAGCTCAGGTAGGGGCCAAAGACGGCGGAGCTTTGGCGGACGATGGTTGCGGTGCCGGCAGGCTGTGGGAGAAAGAGAATGGATCAGCGGCTGAGGCGGACTGTCAGCCTTTGGATGTGGGGAGAGAGGCAGGAAAGGAGACAGGGCACGAGGCTGGAAGCGCAGCTCAGgctaaagaggaagaggaggaggatgagcaggagggggaagaggaagagaacGCTCCCTTCAAACCTTTCATCATGCCAG ATGGCTGGTGCGCTCGTGCGAAGTGGCTGCTCTCCTGGCCAGTGAACCTCTTGCTTCACTGCACCGTGCCCGACTGCACCCTGCCACACTGGGAACGCTGGTACCTGCTCACCTTCCTGGCCTCCACCCTGTGGATTGCCATCTTCTCCTACCTCATGGTCTGGATG GTGACCATCATCAGCTACACACTTGGAATTCCAGACGTCATCATGGGTATTACGTTCCTGGCGGCTGGCACCAGTGTACCTGACTGCATGGCCAGCCTCATTGTTGCCCGACgag GCTTGGGCGACATGGCCGTGTCCAACTCCATTGGCAGTAATATCTTTGATGTGCTGCTAGGCTTGGGCTTCCCCTGGGCACTGAGGACCCTCATTGTCAGCTATGGCTCAGTG GTGACAATCAACAGCAGGGGCCTGGTGTACTCTGTAATCCTGCTCTTGGCCTCAGTTACACTCACT GTCCTTTGCGTCCATCTGAACCGCTGGAAGTTGGACCGCAGGCTGGGTCTCTGGCTCGTGCTGCTCTACGTCATCTTCCTCCTCTGCTCTATCAGCTTCGAGAGGCTGTAG
- the LOC133484424 gene encoding sodium/potassium/calcium exchanger 3-like isoform X2, producing MKVPRRPRQTPLLSRLCVCGLGLLAVVWVLHLNGVTEPHGPSGDDDDVFLSKKEVNAQKDDNNQSSHSVSKSAISEFPEDIFTLEQRRQGAVILHVLCAIYMFHALAIVCDVYFVPSLEKVSENLQLSQDVAGATFMAAGSSAPELFTSLIGVFITKGDVGVGTIVGSAVFNVLVIIGICGIFAGQPISLSWWPLFRDAAFYILSIIVLIVVIYDEKVQWWETIILISMYGIYIIIMKFNGSLCSLVERYCHRAGQPCLSSLRRATAVGNAGDCDADIMPLKSDSCAIVGQDSRVVMVDELLNLQPHQLTFSERQRLIRAQVGAKDGGALADDGCGAGRLWEKENGSAAEADCQPLDVGREAGKETGHEAGSAAQAKEEEEEDEQEGEEEENAPFKPFIMPDGWCARAKWLLSWPVNLLLHCTVPDCTLPHWERWYLLTFLASTLWIAIFSYLMVWMVTIISYTLGIPDVIMGITFLAAGTSVPDCMASLIVARRGLGDMAVSNSIGSNIFDVLLGLGFPWALRTLIVSYGSVVTINSRGLVYSVILLLASVTLTVLCVHLNRWKLDRRLGLWLVLLYVIFLLCSISFERL from the exons ATGAAGGTGCCGAGGAGACCGAGGCAGACGCCGCTTCTCTCCCGGCTCTGCGTCTGTGGACTCGGTCTGCTCGCAGTCGTCTGGGTGTTGCATCTCAATGGCGTTACAG AGCCTCATGGACCCTCCGGGGACGACGATGATGTCTTCTTATCCAAAAAGGAGGTCAACGCACAGAAAGATGATAACAATCAATCCTCACACTCTGTTTCTaaatctg CCATCAGCGAGTTTCCCGAAGACATTTTTACTCTGGAGCAGCGGAGACAGGGAGCGGTCATCCTTCATGTGCTCTGT GCTATCTACATGTTTCACGCACTCGCCATTGTGTGTGATGTTTATTTCGTGCCATCACTCGAAAAAGTCTCAGAG AACCTGCAACTCAGCCAGGATGTCGCTGGCGCTACCTTTATGGCCGCCGGGAGTTCTGCCCCTGAGCTCTTCACATCTTTGATAG GAGTGTTTATCACAAAAGGGGACGTAGGTGTGGGCACAATTGTGGGTTCAGCAGTCTTTAACGTCCTAGTCATCATTGGTATCTGTGGCATCTTCGCAGGACAg CCAATCTCTCTGAGCTGGTGGCCTTTGTTTCGCGACGCTGCCTTCTACATCTTGTCCATCATTGTGCTCATCGTG GTGATCTACGATGAAAAAGTCCAGTG GTGGGAGACCATTATACTGATCTCCATGTATGGAATATACATAATCATTATGAA GTTCAATGGCTCTCTGTGCAGCCTGGTAGAAAGATACTGTCACCGGGCAGGTCAGCCATGTTTGAGCAGCCTGCGACGCGCAACAGCGGTGGGGAACGCCGGAGACTGCGATGCCGACATCATGCCGCTAAAGTCAG ATTCGTGCGCTATTGTTGGTCAGGACTCAAGGGTGGTGATGGTGGATGAGCTGCTCAACCTACAGCCGCACCAGCTCACTTTCTCAGAG AGGCAGAGACTGATCCGAGCTCAGGTAGGGGCCAAAGACGGCGGAGCTTTGGCGGACGATGGTTGCGGTGCCGGCAGGCTGTGGGAGAAAGAGAATGGATCAGCGGCTGAGGCGGACTGTCAGCCTTTGGATGTGGGGAGAGAGGCAGGAAAGGAGACAGGGCACGAGGCTGGAAGCGCAGCTCAGgctaaagaggaagaggaggaggatgagcaggagggggaagaggaagagaacGCTCCCTTCAAACCTTTCATCATGCCAG ATGGCTGGTGCGCTCGTGCGAAGTGGCTGCTCTCCTGGCCAGTGAACCTCTTGCTTCACTGCACCGTGCCCGACTGCACCCTGCCACACTGGGAACGCTGGTACCTGCTCACCTTCCTGGCCTCCACCCTGTGGATTGCCATCTTCTCCTACCTCATGGTCTGGATG GTGACCATCATCAGCTACACACTTGGAATTCCAGACGTCATCATGGGTATTACGTTCCTGGCGGCTGGCACCAGTGTACCTGACTGCATGGCCAGCCTCATTGTTGCCCGACgag GCTTGGGCGACATGGCCGTGTCCAACTCCATTGGCAGTAATATCTTTGATGTGCTGCTAGGCTTGGGCTTCCCCTGGGCACTGAGGACCCTCATTGTCAGCTATGGCTCAGTG GTGACAATCAACAGCAGGGGCCTGGTGTACTCTGTAATCCTGCTCTTGGCCTCAGTTACACTCACT GTCCTTTGCGTCCATCTGAACCGCTGGAAGTTGGACCGCAGGCTGGGTCTCTGGCTCGTGCTGCTCTACGTCATCTTCCTCCTCTGCTCTATCAGCTTCGAGAGGCTGTAG